The region AGGAGTGGCCGTGGGGCGGGCAGCGCTTGGGTTTGTCAACACGGCGCCGCAACCGGTGTTCAATGCGGATGGCACGCGGCTGGTCGTCATGGATGGCGAGTTGTACGACTACGACGAGCAGCGCCACGCACTGGAGGCGGCTGGCGCGCAGTTTCGATCCGACAGTCACGCCGAGGTGCTGCTGTTCGGATACGAGCGCGCGGGCCGCGATTTTTTTTGCGGACTGCACGGCAAGTTTGTCGCGGCGATTGTAGATTTCGAAGCGCGACAAACGACGCTTGTGAACGATCGTTATGGGATGAGGCCGAGTTACTACGCGGTCGGCGCCGATACGTTCCTGTTCGCTTCCGAGATCAAGGCGTTGCTCACACAGGCTGAGGTTGCTCGCAGCTTGAACCAGCGCGGCATCGCGCAGTTCTTCAGCTACGGCCAACTGTGGGGAGAAGACACCTTTTATTCCGCGGTGCGCGCCTTGCCCGCAGCGGCTTGGGTGACGTACGACTGGCAAGCGCGACACGTCGAGGTGGAGCGCTATTACCGCTTTAGCCCGACTGCGGGGTCGACGACCGACGCGCAGTGGATTGGCGCGATTGACGAGGCGTTTGCGCGGGCGGTAAGCCGTTCGGTCAGCGGCACGGCGCGATTGGGCATCTCGCTGTCGGGCGGCCTCGACGCGCGATCGGTGCTAGCGCTCGTCGATCACGAGCGAGTCGCGATTCGTTCACTCAGCCTGGGCATGAACGGTTCGCTCGATCATCGCTGCGCCGAGCGGTTGTCGGCCACAACCAATCGCGATCACCATAGCCACATTCTGGCGAGCGACTTTCTGGCGAACTTCGCCACGCACATGCGGCACATGACCCGACTGACCGACGGGCATTACCTGTCGCAGTGCATCGTGATTCCGACGTTGCCAGTGTATCGCGAACTGGGGATCGAAGTCTTGTTGCGTGGTCATGCGGGCGAATTGATGCACATGACCAAGGCTTATAACTTTTCGCTCGACGCGGCTGGCCTGGCAATCGACAGCGACAGCGCGCTGGAGAGTTGGCTCTGGACGCATCTGCGGGCGTACATGCTTGACCAGGTTCGCGGGCCGCTGATTAAAGGCATGAGCGCGGACGATATGGAAGCGCTGGCGCGCGGGACCCTGCAGACGGCGTTGGCGGAATCGGACGACATTGAGCCGCCGATATCACGGATTTGGCATCTGTTTGTGAGTGAGCGACTGCGCCGGGAAACGGCAATGTCGTTGGTCGAGTTTGGGTCGGTGGTCGAAACACGCGTCCCGTTTCTGGACAATGAGTTGGTCGATCTGCTGTTGTCGGTGCCGACGCACTTGAAGCTGGGCGAAACAATTCAGGCGGCGATCTTGAAAAGGCATCGCGCCGAGTTCTTGGATGTGGTGAACGCCAACACCGGCGCGCGGATTGGCGCCGCGGCGTGGACGCAGAAGATCGCATCGCTGCGGATGCGAGTGCTGGCCAAGCTGGGCGTGGCTGGCTACCAACCGTACGAACGCCTGGGATTGTGGTTGCGCCAAGAGTTGGTCCCCTTGGTGCGCGAGTTGCTATTGGGTGAGCGGTGCCTGGCGCGAGGCGTGTTTGTGCCCGACACGGTGCGAGCGGTGGTGGAGGATCATTTTGCCAACCGGGCGAATCATACCTACCTGCTGTTGGCGATGATGATCTTTGAGTTAGGCCAGCGTGAGTTTGTGGACGGCGACGCGCAAGCAGGGGAGCGCTTGGCGGACACGGCCAGCGGCGCCACTCGTGGTTGAGCCAGTCGACGAGTTGAGCGATGCGCAGAGCGGCCGCGCGACTGCGCGCAAGCAGCGGCGCCGGTCGGGGCATATTTGCCAGGTCGTGCATGGGCTGACGGTGGGGGGAGCGGAGCGCTTGGCCGCGACGTTGGGGCGATTCGCCAGCGCGCGACACCGCGTATCGTTCGTGTGTCTTGACGAGTTGGGAGAACTCGGCGGGGTGTTGCGACACGACGGGTACCGCGTGGAGGTGCTCGATCGCGGCGCGGGAGTCAGCTTGAGTTGCGCTCGGCGGCTGAGTCGATATTTCCGGGATGAGAGCGTCGATCTGGCGCACGCGCATCAGTACACCCCATTCTTCTACTCACTGGCGGCGCGTGGGCCGCGGCGCGGGCCGCCGGTGATCTTCACCGAACATGGTCGATGGCATCCCGACTATCCGCGGCGCAAGCGGATGTTGTTCAATCGCATTTTCCTGTCAAAGCGCGATCGCCTGGTGGGTGTGGGCGAGGCGGTGCGGCAGGCGCTGATCGTCAACGAAGGTTTGCCAGCGCAGCGCGTGGAGGTGATCTATAACGGTGTGGACTTGTCGCGTTTTGATTTTGTGGAAGGGAGACGGCAGCGAGCACGAGCCGCGTTGGGACTTGGCCCGGAACAATTGGCTATTTTGCAAGTCGCGAGATTAGATCACTTGAAGGATCATGGCACGGCGCTAAAGACGATGCGGCGCGTGGTGAACGAACTGCCGGACGCGCGATTGCTGTTGGTTGGCGATGGACCGGAGCGCGGCGCCATTGAGAGTATGATTGGCGAACTGAACCTAGCGCCTCAGGTGAGGCTGCTGGGCACTCGGCACGATATCCCCGAGTTGTTGGCCGCGGCCGATCTGTTCTTGTTGACCAGCATCAGCGAGGGGATCCCGCTGACGCTCATCGAAGCGCAAGCGGCGGGCAGGCCGGTGGTTTCGACGGCAGTAGGGGGGGTGGCCGAGATTGTGCCTCCTGCTCATGCAATGTTGGCGCCGGCTGGGGATGACGCGGAGTTGGCGCGGCACGTGCTGGAACTTGCTCGTCATCCAGCGCAGCGAGCGCAAATGGCGGAGCAGGGCCGTGAGCGCGCGCGGGCGATGTTCAGCGAAGAGCAGATGCTGGCCAGCTACGAACGAATGTATAGCGAGCTATTGACATGACTCGGGGCGTCGCGGCATCTCGTGAGTTGCTCGTTTTCGCCGATGACTGGGGGCGGCACCCATCGAGTTGTCAACACCTGGTCAAGCGATTGCAGCCACACTATCGCATCTTGTGGGCCAACACGATCGGCACGCGCAGCCCTAAGGCGGATCGCTTCACCCTGCGGCGTGGTGTCGAGAAATTGAATAGTTGGCGACATGGGTTGCGGCAAGTGGCCGACTCGATGTGGGTAGTCGATTTGCCGATGTTGCCCAAGATTGGCCATCCGCTGGCGCGCGGCGCCAGCCGGCAACTGGTGACATGGCGTTTGCGGCAGGTCTTTCGTCAGATCGACATGAGTCGGCCGACCGTGTTGACGACGTTGCCATTTGTGCAATCGCTGATTCGCGGCCTGCCGCGCGCGGGGCTGGTGTACTATTGCACCGACGACTACAGCCAGTGGCCCGGCGCGGAGCGCGAAGCGCTGGCCAACATGGAACGAGAAACCGCCACGGCGGCGAATTTGATCCTGGCGGTGTCGCGGCCACTGGAAGCTCGATTGCGATCACTTGCGCGGTGCGAGTACTTTCCGCACGGTGTTGACTGCGGGCATTTTGCCTTGGCGCAAAGCGCGACGATCGCGCCTGCCATTGCGGCGCTACCGCAGCCACGCATCGGTTTTTTCGGTCTGATTTACGAAAAGCTCGATTTTGGGCTGCTGAGCGCCGTCGCGCGGGCGAATCCCGAAGGTAGTTTGTGCATGATCGGGCGGGTCGACCACTGCCCCGAGTCGTTTCGGTCGATTTCCAACGTACACTTCCTAGAGGCGCAGCCTTATGCTGACTTGCCCGAGTGGCTGGCAGGACTCGACGTGCTGCTGCTGCCGTACGTGGACGACGAGATGATCCGGCAAAGCTGCCCGCTCAAGCTGCGCGAGTGCCTGGCGTCTGGCAAGCCCACCGTGAGCGTGAGCGTGGCTGAAGTCAACCGATTTGTACCGCATGTCCGTGTCGGCGAAGATCACGAGGCGTTCGTGGCCGCGGTGCGGCAATCGTTGAGTGAGTCACCAGACGAGGGCGGCGCGCGACAGGCGGCGGTCGCCGACGACGATTGGGACAAGAAGGCCGGACAATTGCGTCATCAGTTGGACGCGATCGCGGCGGCCGCCCGGTAGACGCATCGGTTCAACGCTGGGGCATCAACTCAGGCCATAACGTGCCACGCATCTTGCATCTACGAACCGTGACTGGCCGTGGCGGCGGACCCGAAAAGACGCTGCTGAACAGTCAGCGCTTCATCGCCAGCGGCTACGAGTTGCGGCTGGCGTATATTCGCCCCGCCGACGATGCGGACTATGACATGCCGGAGCGGGCGGCGGCCTTGGGGGCGCCGCTGGTCGACATACCGGAGCGGGGAGCGATCGACCCGCGAACGGTCTGGCGGCTGGTGCGGGAGATTCGCGAGTTTCGGCCGCATGTGCTGCATCCGCATGACTACAAGACGAACATCCTGGCGGTGCTGTTGGGAGGCTGGTTTCGCTTGCCGGTTGTGACCACCATGCACGGGTATGTGACGCTTGGCGGGCGACTGGATTGGTACTATCGGCTCGATCGGTGGGCGCTGCGCCGCATGCGACACGTGATCGCGGTGAGCGACGATCTGGCGGCGGCGATCGCCGATCTGAAGTTGCCGGCGGAGCGGGTGACGGTGATCGAGAATGGGATCGACGCGGAGTACTTTCGACCGCGCGCGCCGCGCGACGAGGCCAAGCGAAGGTTTGGAATCCCCGCGGAACGCCTGGTGCTGGGTTGCGTGGGCCGCCTGTTTCCGGAAAAGGGCTTTGATCTGTTGATTGAGGCGGTGCGGCGATTGGTGGATCGGGGCTACGACGCCCATTTGCTGGTGGCGGGCGAGGGTCCAGAACGGCAGCGATTGGCGCAGCGCGTCGCCGAGCTTCAGTTGGGCGACCGAGTCGACCTGGTGGGGCATTTGGCCGACACGATTCCGTTTTACGAGGCGCTCGATGTGTTTGTGCTTTCGAGCTTGCGCGAGGGGTTGCCGAATGTGCTGCTCGAGGCGATGTCGATGCGATTGCCGGTGGTCGCCACGGAAGTTGGCGGGGTACCAAGGCTGGTGCGCAACGGAGAAAATGGTTTCTTGGTGAAATTGCCCGCGCCAGACGAGTTGGCTGCCGCTACGATGTTGCTATTGGACGAGGCCGCGCTGCGCGAGCGATTTGGCGCAGCGGGACGCGAATGCGTGGAAACGCAGTACAGTTTCCGCACGCGAATGGCGCGGGTGCAAGCGGTATACGACCAGGTGCTGGACGGCGCGCCACAGGGAACGGGCGCGCGCTTGGATGGACAAACTCGCGAGGCCGTGTGACGAACACGGCCGGTACTTGAATGGCAGCGTCGGCAAACAGAATTGCGCCTCTGATCGCCAGCGCGACGCAGGATGTGCGCCTGACAACAATCGACGAGCATGTGGAGCCGTTGGTTTGGGACGAATACACGCGCAAGCATCGCGAAGGAGGTGTTTATCTCCGCGCGAGCTGGGACGCGGTATTTGCCGTGTATGGCCTACGGCTGACTCGGTTGGCCGCGCTGCGCGAGGGGCAAATGGTCGGAGCATTGCCGCTCGTTTGGCAGAAGAGCTGGCTATTCGGACGCCGGCTGGTGTCGCTGCCATGGTTTGATACGGCCGGCATCGTGGCCGACGACGATGAAGCTCGAGATGCGCTGTTGCAGGGGGCGATGGAACGCGCCGCCCAATTGGGGGCGGATGTATTGGAACTGCGGCAGCCGCAACTGGTGACTGGCTGGCCGGCGCCACGCGGCGACAAGGCGCTGTTTCGATTGCGGCTCGAGGCCGATCCGGCGGCGCTGTGGAATCGGATTGGGGCCAAGGTGCGCAATCAGGTTCGCAAGGGGGAGAAACTGGGACTGACGATGCAGACCGGCAGCGCTGAGCTGGTGGATGAGTTTTACGCCATCTATTCAACGAACATGCGCGATCTGGGAAGTCCGCCGCATAGTCGACGGTTCTTTGAGCAAGTGGTCGCGACTTTTCCGGCGGAAGCGCGCGTGCATCTGGCGCGCTATCAGGGCGCGGGGGTTGGCGCGGCGTTGACGTTGGACAACGGCAATCGGCTGGAGGTGCCGTGGGCATCTAGCCTGCGCAAATACAATAGCTACTGTGTGAATCATGTGATGTACTGGCGCCTATTGGAGCAGGCGTGCGAGCGAGGCCTTACGTGGTTTCATTTTGGGCGCAGTTCGCTCGACAGCGGGCCGTATCGCTTCAAGAAGCAGTGGGGCGCCGAGATATTGCCTTTGCCATGGCATCCCTTTCAGATTCGGGGTGTCGATCGGGCGCAACGGACGACGCGCATCGACGAATCGTACTCACTGGCGACGCGGGCATGGCAGCGCATGCCGGTGAGTTTTTGCCGCCTGCTTGGCCCGTGGCTGATCCGTAAGTTGCCGTGACAGACGGCATTGCGCGGCATCGATCGCTTGCTGACGAAGTAGGCACAAGTGCCGCCGCCCACGCAGCCGAAAATTGACTATGTGGCGGTCTGCGCCCAGCTCGAGTTTGAATTCGACGGAATGCTGGCGGTATAATCAGACGGTAGCGATTGTGCCACCGAATCGCAGTTCAGGAGAACGAACATGATACGACACCCATTTATTGTCCTGATCGCCGCCGGGATGCTGTCGGCGCCAGCGATGACTCAGGCGCAGGTGGGCCCATCGTATCGCGGTGGCGGCAATCAGCGGTTTCAAAATACGCTGCGCAACAAGCCGGCCGTCAGTCCTTACTTGAACTTGATGCGCCCGGGGAACGTAGCCAATAACTACTACAACCTGGTGCGACCCGAATTCCAGCAATTGCGGGTAAATAATGAGTTTGAGAGCAATTTTCAGCAGATGCAGCGGCAGATGATGGAGCAGCCGGTTGCCGGTGCTAATCCCAACCTGCCGGTGACGGGACATTCGACCCATTACATGCACCATTCGCATTACTATGGCAATTTGCCAGTCGGCGGCGGTGGTGGCGGCGCGCGTCCGCGTGGCACGGTGTCGGCCATCAGTGGCCAGGGCTATGGGCGTCAAATGGGCTCTCAGATGGGCAGTCGGTTCAGCACCCGCTCGATGATTCAGCAAGGATCGGGCGCCGGCATGATGAACCGGGGCCGATAACGGCGTCGAGGCCGGGTTCGGTTCTACCTGAGCCATCGGCACTGTCAGTCATCCTTTGGTAATCCCTGATGGGATTTCCGCGCGCTGACTGGTATCGCGCGGAGGGGCTAATCTGATTTCGGTGTCGATGACCCGGACTCACCGTGGCATGTCACGATGGGGACTCGTTACCACCCGGGTCTCACGCGGTACGCGGATTCGGATGCCGAACCAGATTGCGATGAGCATCGCGATATGGTTGGCTCAGCGATGGGACTACCTGGTCTGGCAGTGCCCGCCCGATCGACGCAAGGTGAACTTCTCGATGGGCGCACGAGGCGCCCGTCGCGCTATGTACGTTGTATTCCAGCGAACTAAAGGCGACGAGATGCCGCCCGTTGGCTGCGAAGCGCCTGGTGCGTGCATGGCCGGAGATTTGATTCGCTCGCACGCGCAACGCATGAAGCTGCCCGAGCCGGCGCCGGACTATTCGACCGGGGGAAGGCTTTGCAAGCGCGGCTGTAGGGCGCGTTGAAAGAGAGAGGGCCGGCGCTGCGTAGCGGCCGCTGGCTCTTGGAACTGCGCGCACTCGACTACGGGGCGCGTGGGACGGTGACCGCTTGAATCGGCCGCGGGGCTGTATTCGGGCGGCATCAACGCCTGCGCCTGCTCGATACTGGAAGGCTGCTGGAGCGGTTCGCGGCTCAGCGGGGAGATGACCCGCTCTGGCAGCGGCATCGCCGCAGGGATGACATTGGTCACCCGACGTGGGGGCAGGTAGGACGCTGTCTCAGCAGGGCGGCGGGGATCTGCCGCGAGTCGACCGCCGGCCGAAATTGTTTGGTGTTCATGGCTGGGTAGCGCCATCACCGCAAGATTGGGGTCGAAGCGGTCTTGCGGTTCGCCTTTTGCCTGAGGCAGCGCGGCCGGGGAGTTTTCGGGGTAGTTCTCGGCGGGAAGCGCATCTGCCGGGTGGCGCTCGGCAGAGAATTGCTCAGACGCAGGCGCGCTGGCAGAGTCGGTCTTCGCAGGAAGCGCGGCGTCGCCGGATGCGGAGGTTCGCGGAGGCGCGTCGGCCGGTGATTTGGCCGGCGGCGCAGTGACCGCGGCGGGCGCAACAACCGTGGGATGGGGAGTCGGGCACTTAGGGCATGCTGGCTGCGCTGTGAAACGACGCCAGCAAGTGGGGTATAGCCCGTGGAACGGCCCGGTTGGGTAGTGCTGAGGCATGCGGTTGCAGCAATGCGGGCAAGATTGCTGGGCGATTGCCTGCACCGTGCAGCAAGCCATGACCAAGGAAGCGAAGATCAGAGATATCGCAGCGCTTTGATTTTTCATGATGTATGACGCTCCGAATGGAGAGCGATCGAACAGGTCTCCGCGTGGCGCCGTTGTCAAAGTCTTGTTGACAAAGCCGCGCCGTTCTCTCATGTGCCACAGAATTAGAAGAATCCACCACCGCCGAGGAATGCATTGCTGCCACCGCCGAAGAAGCTGAACATTCGCACGGTGTTGGCGCCGAGGAGGGTGAATCCGAACACCTGCTCGCCAGGCGCCGTGAGTTTGGCAATGGCGTTGTTCAGTCTTAGCAATTTATCTTCGGCGATGAACAAGCGGTCGCCGGGCATGAGTTGATAGTTGGTCGTTGTCGCCGCGCCAGAGACGATGGCGCAATAGTCGACCGGCAGCATTTGCTCGTGCCCCACTCCGTGAGGCGCGGGGCGCGCGACCCAGATGCGTTTTGACGACACATTGGACAAGCCGTTGATGTTGGAGAGCGCGTCGAGCACGGTCTCGTTGCCGGTGACGGGAAAGCGATCGATCGAGTCGCCTTGCCCGGCTCCTTGCTGCACCACGTAGTACACCATGCTGTTGTAGGCGTACATGTCGACCGACACCTGGGGCTTTTCGAGGAATTGGGAAAGATGCTCCTCGATCGCGAGTTTGGCTTCGGCGACAGTCATGCCGGTGATGAAAACGGCGCCATAGACGCCCAGTTGCACCTTGCCATCGGGACCGACATTGTGTTCGCCCTCGATCTGCTGCCGTGCGCCCGATTGCACCAAACTGATGGAGACGACCGATTCGGTCAGGATGGAATCGAGGTGTTTTTGAACCGCGTCGACCGCTTCTTGAATTGTCAGGCGCTCGACATACACGGCGCCATACGGCGGGCCGAGATCGAGGTTGCCATCGGGCTGCACCTGGTAGGAGCCGGCGATGGGCTGCTCTGGCAGGGCGCCGAGCACTTGCACCTGTAGGACATCGAGTGTTTCGATGCGGTATGGCGCCTTGGGAACCACCTTGATCGCCTCGATGATCAACACATCGGGCGGTTCGATACGGTAGTCGGGCAGGCTGGTCTTGGCGAGTTCGCGCGGCATGTTGGCCAAGGCATCGGCCGGCACGCTTTCGAGCGCCGACTGAAACTTGTAATAGGCGCAGCCAGTGCTTTGCAGCGCGGCCAGCAGCATGGCGGCGAAGAGCGTCAAGGATCGAACATCGCTGTGCATTGCATCCCCCCGGTACCGGCCGTCGGCAGTCTGACGCCAACGGCAGGACTGGTAAAACCGCTACAAGCGGCATATTCGGAATCATCGGCGCTAGAGCGCCCAGTCTTCGATGTTTTCGGCCAACGAATACCGATTGCGGAAAGTTTGACGCCTGGAAAAGGGCTGACGGGGGGCCGTGTGTTCCCTATTTTCTCGCTTTTGCCAAAAAGGAAACGCGCGCGCCAACTGAGAGTTGTCTCCTGCTAAACTGGGGTGACTGGAGCCGCTCAGCATGCTCAAGGCGTTGATTGGGCTTCCCATGTGAATCAGGAAAAACGCTGGCATGAGCATCTTGGTGACAGGCGGCGCCGGCTTCATTGGCAGCCATTTTGTGGAGCACTTGTTGCGGCTCGGGCACGAGCGCGTGATCTGTCTCGACAATTTCAACGACTACTACGATCCGCGGCTCAAGCGGAAGAACATTGCGGGATTCGCAGCCGATCGACGTGTGACGTTGGTTGAGGCGGATTTTTGCGATGTCGATGCGATGTCTCGCCTGTTTGCCGCGCAACAGGTGCGCGAGGTGATGCACCTGGGAGCTTATGCCGGAGTGCGCTACAGCGTTGATCATCCGCTGATCTACGAGCGGGCCAACGTGTTTGGCACTCAATGCCTATTGGAGGCCGCGCGGCGGCATGGCGTGTCGCGGTTTGTACTGGCATCGTCGTCGACGGTGTATGGAAAGGACGCGCTGGCGCCGTTT is a window of Pirellulales bacterium DNA encoding:
- a CDS encoding glycosyltransferase, which gives rise to MVEPVDELSDAQSGRATARKQRRRSGHICQVVHGLTVGGAERLAATLGRFASARHRVSFVCLDELGELGGVLRHDGYRVEVLDRGAGVSLSCARRLSRYFRDESVDLAHAHQYTPFFYSLAARGPRRGPPVIFTEHGRWHPDYPRRKRMLFNRIFLSKRDRLVGVGEAVRQALIVNEGLPAQRVEVIYNGVDLSRFDFVEGRRQRARAALGLGPEQLAILQVARLDHLKDHGTALKTMRRVVNELPDARLLLVGDGPERGAIESMIGELNLAPQVRLLGTRHDIPELLAAADLFLLTSISEGIPLTLIEAQAAGRPVVSTAVGGVAEIVPPAHAMLAPAGDDAELARHVLELARHPAQRAQMAEQGRERARAMFSEEQMLASYERMYSELLT
- a CDS encoding glycosyltransferase encodes the protein MTRGVAASRELLVFADDWGRHPSSCQHLVKRLQPHYRILWANTIGTRSPKADRFTLRRGVEKLNSWRHGLRQVADSMWVVDLPMLPKIGHPLARGASRQLVTWRLRQVFRQIDMSRPTVLTTLPFVQSLIRGLPRAGLVYYCTDDYSQWPGAEREALANMERETATAANLILAVSRPLEARLRSLARCEYFPHGVDCGHFALAQSATIAPAIAALPQPRIGFFGLIYEKLDFGLLSAVARANPEGSLCMIGRVDHCPESFRSISNVHFLEAQPYADLPEWLAGLDVLLLPYVDDEMIRQSCPLKLRECLASGKPTVSVSVAEVNRFVPHVRVGEDHEAFVAAVRQSLSESPDEGGARQAAVADDDWDKKAGQLRHQLDAIAAAAR
- a CDS encoding glycosyltransferase, encoding MPRILHLRTVTGRGGGPEKTLLNSQRFIASGYELRLAYIRPADDADYDMPERAAALGAPLVDIPERGAIDPRTVWRLVREIREFRPHVLHPHDYKTNILAVLLGGWFRLPVVTTMHGYVTLGGRLDWYYRLDRWALRRMRHVIAVSDDLAAAIADLKLPAERVTVIENGIDAEYFRPRAPRDEAKRRFGIPAERLVLGCVGRLFPEKGFDLLIEAVRRLVDRGYDAHLLVAGEGPERQRLAQRVAELQLGDRVDLVGHLADTIPFYEALDVFVLSSLREGLPNVLLEAMSMRLPVVATEVGGVPRLVRNGENGFLVKLPAPDELAAATMLLLDEAALRERFGAAGRECVETQYSFRTRMARVQAVYDQVLDGAPQGTGARLDGQTREAV
- a CDS encoding FemAB family PEP-CTERM system-associated protein is translated as MRLTTIDEHVEPLVWDEYTRKHREGGVYLRASWDAVFAVYGLRLTRLAALREGQMVGALPLVWQKSWLFGRRLVSLPWFDTAGIVADDDEARDALLQGAMERAAQLGADVLELRQPQLVTGWPAPRGDKALFRLRLEADPAALWNRIGAKVRNQVRKGEKLGLTMQTGSAELVDEFYAIYSTNMRDLGSPPHSRRFFEQVVATFPAEARVHLARYQGAGVGAALTLDNGNRLEVPWASSLRKYNSYCVNHVMYWRLLEQACERGLTWFHFGRSSLDSGPYRFKKQWGAEILPLPWHPFQIRGVDRAQRTTRIDESYSLATRAWQRMPVSFCRLLGPWLIRKLP
- a CDS encoding polysaccharide biosynthesis/export family protein; this encodes MTLFAAMLLAALQSTGCAYYKFQSALESVPADALANMPRELAKTSLPDYRIEPPDVLIIEAIKVVPKAPYRIETLDVLQVQVLGALPEQPIAGSYQVQPDGNLDLGPPYGAVYVERLTIQEAVDAVQKHLDSILTESVVSISLVQSGARQQIEGEHNVGPDGKVQLGVYGAVFITGMTVAEAKLAIEEHLSQFLEKPQVSVDMYAYNSMVYYVVQQGAGQGDSIDRFPVTGNETVLDALSNINGLSNVSSKRIWVARPAPHGVGHEQMLPVDYCAIVSGAATTTNYQLMPGDRLFIAEDKLLRLNNAIAKLTAPGEQVFGFTLLGANTVRMFSFFGGGSNAFLGGGGFF